The following nucleotide sequence is from Anopheles stephensi strain Indian chromosome 3, UCI_ANSTEP_V1.0, whole genome shotgun sequence.
ACATTTAGAAGGAAGACTCTAAAGACCAGCACCACCGAAAGGTATCCCAAACCGACACATAAAATCGAGAACAAATTGGCATTTCAGTTCAGCGAGTAGTGCTCATAATAATAATCCCCAACCGACACCGTAACCCTAATTGATTATGACCTTAGCGGACGTTAAAGTGCTTCCCTTTTggccggttttgttttaaacgaCTTCACACGGCCCATGGGAATGTGTGACTCATTTTAATAATTCGCTTGTCACATTCCGCAATCTTATTGTGGCTGTAATGAATGAAATCACTTCAGTACAAAACTGATACAATCCTTTAAAGTGAATGATTATGGTGAACTAGGTCTCGTTTGTTGAACGATAAATAACCGGATCGGGGAACTGTCTTGAACAAATCTTTCGCAAACGAAACCCTTGCAGCCCTATCTCGTAACATCACCATACAAAACCACACAGCAAGGCACACTCTCCAACAAACTCATCTCCAGGGCGATTAATCGGTCATGGCGTGGCAGGTAAATCCTGATTACTTTTGCACCGAGAGTAGAGTTTTGTACACGATCGCTCATTTAGTTACGCGTGCGAAATTCCACCGGCGAAAATTCTATCACCCAGGCACGCGGGTGTATCGATTTTATCTAATCATCTTGAAACGCGTGTGCACCCTCAGGTGGTATTCGGAACTTCCGACATGGCTTCCCGTACAGCCTCGAACCACTAATCTCTTCCGAAGCTCATTATGACACCGAAACGAGAAGGTTTTTCGGTGGAAACCGCTCGCTGCTGCTCCACCCGGTTTTGCTCCACTGAGCTGACCCCACAGAAGAAACCATCATCTTCCGATAAATCCATCATCAGCAACTAAAACCGACAGCCGTGGTTAGGATCCCATCCTCCAACTAGTGAAGAAATTTGAATGTTCCAAATTTAACCACTCGCAAGCTCGGTCGTGCTGTGCCGGGAGAAGACTTACCGGGCCATCTATCGACTATGCCTCAAGATCAATCAAAGAGAAAAGCGAAGGACAGCGGGAGAGAGGAAGAGTTCCATTATCTTCCACtcggaaaaacggaaaattgtCGGAGACTCTGTTCTGTAGGCTACACCGATAGTAGAAGGCCTTGGGTTATTAAGCGGAAGGAACTATACTTCCGGAAACCGGGAAGCAACTTGACTGCAGCAAAGCCGGtggtcataaattttgaaaattgaacCTTCAGCCAGCGTGGGAGATCCCACTTTCCAAGATGGTCGGACAGTCGGATGGCTGATGTCAGCATTCTCCGCTCCAAACAGCCACTCCATTTGTGCACAGGTGTGGACAGTTTCTTTTTGCAAATGAGTGATGAAAACCTTGCCGGGTCATGCGTTGGAATCCATTTGAAGGTTGATCCAGCTAGGCAGAGCTGTCTGCCGATTATTGCGAGAATCGAGCCAATCGATGCTCCTAAATCAGAGTATTACCCTGCCAAGGTTTCCCGGACGCTGAGCCGTTCCGCGAAATGGAGTGGCACCCAAGTTAACCAATCACCAACGGGTCGTCAACGGTGGGAGGAAAGTATTTGGATTGTGCTTCTGCAGAGAGGATATCAATCGGAGGGTTTTGTGTTGAAGATTGGCGATGAGGCAGAGCTTTAACTTTACAGATTTTGTATGTTGGATGGGAGTTTGGCAGGTGGTGGCCATTGTTTGGTCTGTTATTCCATGGCTTCATTTTACCATTTTACCCGaagctgaatagtcagtcctctgaatgggatttgatccccggacCTGTCGTGCGAGGACCGGTGTCGCTATCGCCTCCGCCACCTGATCGCCAAACCTGCTACGCCAACTATTAATAAACAACTTCAATCGTATCGAAATGTCAAACTCAGGATAAACACATCCAATTACACATTGCACATCACTACCCGTTTCTCATCACAAAAAAGGCCCCAATGTGCGGTCATGATAGATATGACAAGCATCGGGTATTTACATTCCATTCGTTCGTGCCATTGTCCCGGCGTGCGTGGACACCGTTATCGTTTGCTTGggacagaaacaaacaaacaaacaaacaagcgaaCCACCGTGGCAGGCCGAATGTTGTCTCCGCTAAACCCAATCCACCCGCAAAATTAGCCATTTTTCCATTACGCACAGtgtacgatgatgatgttatGGAAACCAACTGCCAAATCAAATTCCTTTGCCAAACAGCCACCTCAGCCTTTGTTGACATGGAAGTAACGCACGGACGGAATCGCCATTTGGCGATGGCGCGATGTTTAGCGAACGAATTCGAGGCAAAAATGTCGCATGAACAAATTTCTCAAGCGTTCTACAAACACACCGCCACCGCCGGTGGAATGTAATTTGCAATCAGCAGAGAAGCGTTACACCGTGTGCACGTTTCGATGTGGATGCTGTGGAAGCCACCGCTCCGAAATCGATTTCGCTTCGATTTTAGAAGACTTCCTTGAATATTAAACATTGCAATTGTATTGTCAGAAGTCTCTTTGCTTATTTACTTACGCACCAGCCATTGTGGCGTATTTAACGCTTCCACAGTGTGGCGATCAGGTTGCGCTAGAATGTGAAATTGCTGCTTTGATTTCCATCTTATCGCCCTCATCAAATTATCTGATTGATTGATATGCAAATGTTTTGTTATAAGCAGCTGCTCGATAGCAAGTCTTCACCATCGCTAATTTCCATTACAAAACAGTGTCAAAAAATTCACTATCAGCGCCATGACATTGAGGCATTTTAAACTGAGATTggaaaatatgaaaacaaaCTCAAAGAAAGCAAtcgcgcctgtgtgtgtgtgacaccCAACAAACATCCTTGAGCTCAGGACGCCCAAAAAAGTGGTGTCCTTCAGATTCTTCAAAAATGCTACTCCAATATATTTGTCACATTCGAGCCGGGCGATCCTCACGAGGTGGAAGGGGCCGCTTTACGACACGCTTACTGTGTGAAATATGTGTCTTTCAAATCACCCGGCACACAAGCCATttgagggggtgggggggtgggggtgcGCGGAATGATACACAATCAAAATTTGCCAGCGCCACCGGGACCGGACTTTGGCAATGAACTTGGCTGATGGCCGGGCGATGGGTGGATTTAAATTTCATCGGATCGTTTTACGATCACATCGATCTTCCGAGGGTCAAATCGATTTTGTTGCCATAAGGCTGATGGTGGTGAGCAACGGTCCGACAGACATGTGGATGaataatgttttgcttttacgAATTTCATCACATGAGCGAATGTCGTTAGAATTTCGATCCGTTAGTTATGGCTGGGAATCTCCGGACTTCCAGTCCAAGGAAACTATCTAGTGGTTCAAACTAAACGATGCTCGATTGGTCCCACCGAATCACTTCTCTGGAGATCAGATTCTTCTTACTGGATTTGTAAAAGTATCTTAAACCTCTACAACAACTTTAAAGTCTGTCCCCAATTTTGGGATCCAATCATTGACATGTTATGGAAAATGCAACTCCAATTCTTAGGTGAAAAAACTCTTAAGGATAGCCTAGCCAAATCCCTTTGCCTACTACGTTTGGTGGGACCTACGGCGCATGATGTATTATGAGCCACCGAAGCCAATTTACAACTGATCGATAGcaaagattaaaaaaatcacactacTCACGTAAGAAATGCACACCGTGCTTTTGCGGCCGAGCTTCATCTTCCGGATCAGCGTCTGATGGGGCGGATGCTCCTCTCGATTGGCACCGTAGTACAGCTCCCAGCAGCTCGGCTTGTTCTGGTGCCACTCGAGCAGCATCTTCTCCTTATCACCGAACTGGCCGTTGCGCGACTTGCCGAGGCTCTCCATCAGGATGATGCGCTCGAGCGTGATGTTGCGCTGCAGCTGGTTAAAATCACAGTGCGCCATATGTGGCTGCCCCCCACTCCCACTATCACTGACACATTCACCCTTCGACTGGCACCCATCCGGTGGGTCGGTTTTCAGCTTCACACGTGACCCACGCCTACCCACCCTATCACCATCCGCCGGTTCATCCTCCGGCATTCCAATACTGACACTTCGACAATCGCCACTacgagcaccaccaccaccacgaccgcCAGTCCCCGTCACGAACGTCTTCCCAACCTCACCGTCATCACTGTCAGGCATATCGATGGCCACATTCGGATCCGTACGCTCGCACCCACCATACCGATTGCAGACCCGAATTTCATCACTGTTCAGGTAACGCTGCTGGCAGCAAAGTGAATGCAGCCCACCAACGGACCCCGTTGCACCGCCGTGCTGACGTACTTCTTGAGCGAATGGATTCGGTGGGGAGCGTCGGTTAAGCACCAACGCTGCGGCTGGTAAGGCTGCCGGTGGACGTCCCTCACATATGTCCGGTGGTAGTACTTGATAGTACGGTAACACTGATTCCGACCCGCAAGACGTCGGGTACGGGACGGCACCCGTCCGCTCCAGCAGCTCGTAGTCATGCTCTAGGCTTAGAATTGATCCGGaccgggaacgatttcgctGCTCAACCGCGTTCTGGACGGCCACCACTTTCGGCTCCCGACTCATGCCCTTGCAGAAGCGGCGGATTTCGTTCTCGTTCTTCTGGTTCATGGTGCGCAAGTACCCGTCCAGGTCCGCCTTCAAGATGGCAATGTTCTTTTCCAGCTCCGTTTCACTCGGCCCCGGTTCCTTTACGAACGGATTGCCCGGATTGCTCGGTATCCGTTGGGAGGCTTGCTCTTGCTGCTCCGTTCGCTGTTCCAGCAGCGTGTTTAGCTTTCCCCGGATCTGCTCCAGTATGTTGCGCGTGTTATGGAACTCGAGATATTCCTCGTACTGGGACTTCTTGCGACTAGTGCCCTCCGCTGCGCCATCCAATACCTGATCGCGCATCGCGTACATCTCACTCTCGGAGATCGAGGACAGCGTTGGACTTTCGAACCCAATCAAATTCTGACTGCTGTGGTTTGCCATACGGAACGACTCCAGATTAATATCCATCAACGAATCGTCCGTATCCAGTGGCCAAATAGGCCTAGGGATCTGTCCATCATTGCCCTCCATTATGAcagacagctgctgctgttcctgctGCTCCTGAGACCGCTCCTGAACCTCACAACCTTCGGTACGATCTACTCCACCAGCTCCACCCGCTTCGGCCCCAATGTTGGAAGCTGCATGCAGAGGCTGCTGTACGACTGATGCCCGCATCACACTTATCTGCACCGGGA
It contains:
- the LOC118509919 gene encoding uncharacterized protein LOC118509919 produces the protein MPTMSSTWIDERPGTHGSPVGRRSSVDPSDAFSNISNQSAGSGRSGVRRFGDIFRNRLKLAGAAAMRTFNDSFPQECKINTDEENGVQTPSPKMANAGAKGGVRTASFDALDAVLVNERVMGRKRDRTKERSNTLAGSGPAAGEDTGGLRSRRSSTMFRQRTVHRTPSGANAKSFAEDEVIEKCEPTGKGGHPRHTRKEDKKTKPDDAATVGTPRTTDFHGNKGPPDGERAQRLATHPRTSIVHREPMDEVVVGKPPNRERVNSTSHYSTEKSGSSGYYSTNLYSTGGSSVDEHIYCEPIDRCPRTQRLEDAASVKRTSTVKSASQATSEPVKTSASCDRKRGGNDQELSELQRNIRGLEQYYYPASLSSPTVPVQISVMRASVVQQPLHAASNIGAEAGGAGGVDRTEGCEVQERSQEQQEQQQLSVIMEGNDGQIPRPIWPLDTDDSLMDINLESFRMANHSSQNLIGFESPTLSSISESEMYAMRDQVLDGAAEGTSRKKSQYEEYLEFHNTRNILEQIRGKLNTLLEQRTEQQEQASQRIPSNPGNPFVKEPGPSETELEKNIAILKADLDGYLRTMNQKNENEIRRFCKGMSREPKVVAVQNAVEQRNRSRSGSILSLEHDYELLERTGAVPYPTSCGSESVLPYYQVLPPDICEGRPPAALPAAALVLNRRSPPNPFAQEVRQHGGATGSVGGLHSLCCQQRYLNSDEIRVCNRYGGCERTDPNVAIDMPDSDDGEVGKTFVTGTGGRGGGGARSGDCRSVSIGMPEDEPADGDRVGRRGSRVKLKTDPPDGCQSKGECVSDSGSGGQPHMAHCDFNQLQRNITLERIILMESLGKSRNGQFGDKEKMLLEWHQNKPSCWELYYGANREEHPPHQTLIRKMKLGRKSTVCISYPSTRPESDFTLDVPRAEQLRLKMKKEKQFRSRCRWFFYFLSVVFFLLSVMVVSLILTRGKRMFGSMI